From the Lolium rigidum isolate FL_2022 chromosome 2, APGP_CSIRO_Lrig_0.1, whole genome shotgun sequence genome, one window contains:
- the LOC124689477 gene encoding uncharacterized protein LOC124689477, translating into MDRTTRWPGLAPDVVRDVASRLHDAGDFVRLHAVCKPWRSSRDAPPPSRNQFLPWLLAGADRHSSTPLRFRCIFSKSSYRAPPPSVSRSNWVGSADATAVRYITVKHDHASLHDPLAGEVTRVAPIRYFAHDHYWDRDKPHGMVYGDGSVLLYNRVDLEHNRDVASFSAALLRSREAKWTLVERILKNETPRWHGGFCTAYHDGRILILEDRHWRVVLPDGTVAGDVLVPLPACNYPSHSNYIFESRGELLWVSVHAWIKHTYENGEEVASSSRTFSVLVHALEEDASAPAKMRWVRKDGPSVSDRVFFLGSPNSFAMDAAPQLGGHAGCVYFVYYNHSKALPGELFGVLRYNLIDGKTEFVERVPPGWDNEKCTWLLPQPAAMSPIQEITKMSPKDLEPKQKRQKTALACMINISRHYEPWFRVIARNLPPRVNSSELQLLFSKHGRVSSAEVVYRKTRRSERIGVITVSMVYAHPQDAADAFKGLYLDGCKLVVTFVKERRRPRLGAPQLRM; encoded by the exons ATGGACCGGACGACGCGGTGGCCGGGCCTGGCGCCAGACGTGGTCCGCGACGTCGCCAGCCGGCTGCACGACGCAGGCGACTTCGTCCGCCTCCACGCCGTCTGCAAGCCGTGGCGCAGCTCCcgcgacgcgccgccgccgtcgaggaatCAGTTTCTGCCGTGGCTCCTCGCAGGTGCCGATCGACACTCGTCGACCCCTCTCAGGTTCAGGTGCATCTTCTCCAAGTCCAGctaccgcgcgccgccgccatctGTGTCCCGGAGCAACTGGGTGGGCAGCGCCGACGCCACCGCCGTCCGGTACATCACCGTGAAACACGACCACGCTAGCCTCCACgaccctctcgccggagaagtcaCCCGCGTTGCTCCAATCCGGTACTTCGCCCACGACCATTACTGGGACAGGGATAAACCCCACGGCATGGTCTACGGCGACGGCTCCGTCCTACTGTACAACCGAGTTGACCTTGAGCACAATCGCGACGTGGCCTCGTTCAGTGCAGCGCTACTGCGCAGCAGGGAAGCCAAGTGGACGCTCGTCGAGAGGATCCTCAAGAACGAGACCCCGAGGTGGCATGGTGGATTCTGCACTGCCTACCACGACGGTAGGATCCTGATCTTGGAGGATCGCCACTGGCGCGTCGTGCTTCCAGACGGCACCGTCGCCGGTGACGTGCTGGTCCCGTTGCCCGCCTGCAACTACCCGAGCCATTCCAACTACATCTTCGAGTCCCGCGGCGAGCTCCTTtgggtctctgttcatgcatggaTCAAACACACTTACGAGAACGGGGAGGAAGTGGCCTCCTCGTCTCGCACCTTCTCGGTGCTGGTGCACGCGCTAGAGGAAGATGCGTCGGCGCCGGCGAAGATGCGATGGGTGAGAAAAGATGGTCCTAGCGTCTCTGATCGTGTCTTCTTCCTGGGATCGCCCAACAGCTTCGCCATGGACGCCGCACcgcagctcggcggccacgccggGTGCGTCTACTTCGTGTACTACAACCATAGTAAGGCTCTGCCGGGTGAGCTGTTCGGTGTGTTGAGATACAACCTCATCGACGGCAAGACAGAGTTTGTTGAGCGGGTGCCTCCAGGATGGGACAACGAGAAGTGCACCTGGCTCCTTCCCCAACCTGCTGCCATGTCTCCAATTCAA GAAATCACCAAGATGTCGCCAAAGGATCTCGAACCAAAACAGAAGCGACAAAAGACAGCCCTAGCATGCATGATCAACATCTCGAGGCATTACGAGCCTTGGTTCAGGGTGATAGCGCGTAATCTGCCTCCAAGGGTCAATAGCTCTGAGCTACAACTCTTGTTCAGCAAGCATGGCAGAGTGTCAAGTGCCGAGGTAGTCTACAGAAAGACGAGGCGCTCCGAGCGTATCGGTGTCATAACCGTGTCAATGGTGTATGCCCATCCGCAAGATGCTGCAGATGCTTTCAAAGGACTGTATTTGGATGGATGCAAGCTAGTGGTTACCTTTGTGAAGGAGCGACGGCGGCCACGTCTCGGAGCACCGCAACTGCGCATGTAA